The region TAAacatgtgaaatatcttattcagctcagtactaaataaaaaaaataacatacattttgtatgatccctcttattgtggtaaaataattaacattttgcagatactgCATGTTTATAGATATCTAAAAATCCTATTAAATTaaggattttaaaatattgaaatttttcAGGATTATAATGTggatttatctgtgtgtgtgcacatgctaAAGCTACTGCAGACGACACAAAATCATTCTCCTGCTGGCCGCGCTGTTACGAGGAATTCAGGACTCACACATGCGCCGCAAAGGATCTTGGAGCATCCCTAATCTTTAAAATCTCGCTAATTGCCTATTGGCTGTGAGCAGGAAGGAATTGGACGATGTCGTAACACACAGAATTACCCCATATGCCTCATTGTACTGTAGTCACCATAGTTACAAACGAGGGCAGCGTTCTTGTTTTGTTGATTGGCGGGTATATTTCTGGAAGAGTGGGGATCTGCAGGCGGATGTACTGAAACGAGTCCTGTCTGAGTTCTTTCATCAAGTCAATCGAGATCAAAACGCAGTAGAAACGGTCTCATTCATATGCCTGTGACTGGGCTTCCTATTGGCTGTTCAGAGGTGATTGAAGTCCTGGTTGTGACTTGTGATTGGTCAGTGTGGACTGAACCAGCAGGATCAGTAAAAGCACCTTACAGGTGCATGTGGTGCTATCGTCCATGAAGCAGCCAGAAAGTGTGTTGCAATGGGTTCGATTAAACCACATTTCTCTACTAGAGTGTGTCATCCTTTCTTTCAAACATCAGCGCTGTAGTCCTGTAGACATGTGCAACTCAATGGGCATTTCTATGCGTGTCTGGGcatgttttcacacacacacacacacacacacacacacacacacacacacacacacacacacacacacgcttgtgCACCAGTGCTGGGATTGCTTgaccagtctgtgtgtgtgagcctaGGTGTGTTTGCAGTGCTACAGAATCTGTCTGAAAGCTTCTGTCAGACACTGGCATCTGACCAATCGCAGAGTCCATGTTCGGACCAATCACAAAGGGCGCTTTCATCACAAGACCTGTCGGGTGGAATTATGCATGAAGGAGGAGTGCTTCCCATTGGAGGAGTATTTGAGTTCTTGCTACATTACTTTTCATTGAACGAACGTAACTCTAGTAACCCAGAGAGCTTCAGGCTGCTGGCAGAGGCCTTGTTGTGTTCGCCTAGAACTTTGTATGCTTCTAATCACAGGTGGTTTCTGAATATCCAGACACGTTTCTTGGATGATCTTAAGCAGTGGGAAAAGTCCAAAGAGCGAGAGTCAGAAATACCTGAGTTGAAGTTTGGGTTCGGGTTCAGTTAGAGTTCTGCATCGGGTCTTGAGTCGGTCAGCGGAAAGAAGCAACTGCTTGTTTCTGTGTTGCAGTGTTTGCACAGACTCTAATGTGTAGGGCCTATTTTACACACATGCTCTCCATTATGCACTGGCCCTCAAACACActctgaggaggaggaagagaagcCGGAGCGTTCAAACTCCACTCAGTCAACAGATGCATAAGTCTATAATATTCAGCCATCTGCTACATGTTTACCTCTGATCTATGTTTACAGTGGCCCTAAAAAGCATTTGAACTTAAGTCATGCtaaaaaatgtctgaatgtcaaAGCATTTGATGCAACATATCAAACaaagtggcatctgcaaacaaatgctGCTGAACCATCTTTAACTTTTTGAGCTATGTTTGCAATGACTTCAAACCAGctggttttgatgtcatttccTCTCAAATGTGTCCTTGCAGAATGAAAACAACTGTAGAACATCAAATTAACTACATTTAAAGGCTATTTaccttttcctttatttttatttttacaacccgaattccggaaaagttgggacgttttttaaattttaataaaatgaaaactaaaagactttcaaatcacatgagccaatattttattctcaatagaacatagataacatagcaaatgtttaaactgggaatttttacaattttatgcacaaaatgagctcatttcaattttgatttctgctacaggtctcaaaatagttgggacggggcatgtttaccatggtgtaggctatgagttgctggagttttgctgttggaatttggtcccattcttgccttatatagatttccagctgctgaagagttcgtggtcgtctttgacgtatttgttgtttaatgatgcgccaaatgttctctataggtgaaagatctggactgcaggcaagccaggttagcacccggactcttctacgacaaagccatgctgttgttatagctgcagtatgtggttttgcattgcccTGCTGAAAtgaacaaggccttccctgaaatagacgttgtttggagggaagcatatgttgctctaaaacctttatatacctttcagcattcacagagccttccaaaacatgcaagctgcccataccgtatgcacttatgcacccccataccatcagtgatgctggcttttgaactgaacgctgataacatgctggaaggtctccctcctctttagcccggaggacacggcgtccgtgatttccaacaagaatgtcaaatttggactcgtctgaccataaaacactattccactttgaaatagtccattttaaatgagccttggcccacaggacacgacggcgcttctggaccatgttcacatatggcttcctttttgcatgatagagctttagttggcatctgctgatggcacggcggattgtgtttaccgacagtggtttctgaaagtattcctgggcccatttagtaatgtcattgacacaatcatgccgatgagtgatgcagtgtcgtctgagagcccgaagaccacgggcatccaataaaggtctccggccttgtcccttacgcacagagatttctccagtttctctgaatcttttgatgatgttatgcactgtagatgatgagatttgcaaagcctttgcaatttgacattgagaaacattgtttttaaagttttccacaatttttttacgcagtctttcacagattggagagcctctgcccatctttacttctgagagactctgcttctctaagacaaagcttttatagctaatcatgttacagacctgatatcaattaacttaattaatcactagatgttctcccagctgaatcttttcaaaactgcttgcttttttagccatttgttgcccccgtgccaacttttttgagacctgtagcaggcattaaattttaaatgagctaattaagtggataaaagtgtaaaatttctcagtttaaacatttgctacgttatctatgttctattgtgaataaaatattggctcatgtgatttgaaattcctttagttttcattttattaaaatttaaaaaacgtcccaacttttctggaattcgggttgtaaacaaATTgcacttgttttgatattttatataatgcaaaGACATTCAGGGATTTTTATGTGTCTTGAGAGTACAAATACCTTTATTATGTGAGAtagatatatatactgtgtgtatatatatatatatatatatata is a window of Carassius carassius chromosome 23, fCarCar2.1, whole genome shotgun sequence DNA encoding:
- the bbs10 gene encoding LOW QUALITY PROTEIN: Bardet-Biedl syndrome 10 protein (The sequence of the model RefSeq protein was modified relative to this genomic sequence to represent the inferred CDS: inserted 7 bases in 6 codons; substituted 6 bases at 6 genomic stop codons); protein product: MQEECVSLQVCVSVVGVLECVVCRCLGPDGGSVLFTWDTEETLITRHGQSLLNTLHLLHPMARILKYXNFSGLXCGFICVCAHAKATADDTKSFXLLAALLRGIQDSHMRRKGSWSIPNLXNLANCLLAVSRKELDDVVTHRITPYASLYCSHHSYKXEGSVLVLLIGGYISGRVGIXQADVLKRVLSEFFHQVNRDQNAVETVSFIXPVTGLPIGCSEVIEVLVVTCDWSVWTEPAGSVKAXLQVHVVLSSMKQPESVLQWVRLNHISLLECVILSFKHXALXSCRHVQLNGHFYACLGMFSHTHTHTHTHTHTHTHTHTHACAPVLGLLDQSVCVSLGVFAVLQNLSESFCQTLASDQSQSPCSDQSQRALSSQDLSGGIMHEGGVLPIGGVFEFLLHYFSLNERNSSNPESFRLLAEALLCSPRTLYASNHRWFLNIQTRFLDDLKQWEKSKERESEIPELKFGFGFSXSSASGLESVSGKKQLLVSVLQCLHRLXCVGPILHTCSPLCTGPQTHSEEEEEKPERSNSTQSTDA